The window TTTTCGAAGAAGGGGTAGAGGTTCAACTGGCCCACGTAGTCCCGTGGAAGGAATTCTATGGCGTTCAACATGATCATGCTCATGGCGATAACCATGAACATGCCGATGTGTGCCCAATAGACCTGCCAGACTCTGTGGGCCGTACGGACAGCCCCCATGGCCAGCCCGTGGCGTTCAAAGACTGCGCCGAAGGCAATTGCGGACGCCATACCGGAGCAGAATACGAAGATTTCCGTAGCGTCGGAAAAACCCCATCGGGCAGGGATCCATCTTGTCCACGGGTTACCCGGTGTATGGGCCAGCAGAATTATAAACATTGCGATGCCCCGGAAGAAATCCAGACGAGGATCGCGGGGACGAGTCGCTTGAGCAGGGCTTTTCATGGCATCCCTCTCTGCCGAAAACAGCATATGCGCAAGTGGTTACGCCAAAGGAGCGGCTGTCCGCCGAGCATCGGCACGGGCGGTTTCAAGCAGACATCGTCTACGGGCTGTATAGCCGTCTTCGAAGCCGCCACGCTTTGCCGTGCGTTCGCCCAACATCGTTTCTGCCGTGTCGAGGCACCCACTGCGGAGGGCAGCTTCGATCGTCAACCGTTCGAACACATCTCGCTGTGCGTGACTGCCGCCAATGCGTTGAAGGCCTACGCGAGCGGAAAGCAGATTGGTCAAGGCCGTCGTGAACTGGCCTTCGGAATAGGCTTCCAGCCCTTTGGCAGCGGAAAGACCGGGGTGACTGGTTATTCTGTGCATGTCCGTTTCTTTCCTGACAGCGTCTTCGGCCATTCGTTGAAGCATCTTCCGCATCGCGCCTTTCCGCTCACCACCCATCAGTGCAAGGATGTAGTGCAAATCGGCGAAGACAACACATCCATCGTCGATCCGGCCTTCGGACAGCGCGGCCAGTTCCTCCCATCTTGTCCCGACATTCACCCCCTCCACTTCCAGCCTGGAGAGGAGTGAGGCTGCATTGGAAATATCCCGGTAGTCGTCCGTTTTTTCGGCCCTGATTTCGGCATCATACAATTGCAACGCCTCTTCTGTTCGGCCGAGATCCAGCTGCATTAGCGCAATGTGCCACCACACATGATAGCGAAAATTGTTGCAGTGTTTCCAAGCCTGTGTCTGGCCGGAGAGCCAGAAAAGGCCTTCTTCCGCACGTGCCGTCATGTCGTAGACATGGGCAACCGCATGCAATCCCCAGGCGTCGTCCGGTGCAAGCAGAAGGCCTTCCCGCCCAGCCCTTTCGGCAGCGCTGTAATCTCCGGTTTCTTCGAGTGCAAATGAATAGCACCCCTTGAGGTAGCCAAGTGTCGCATGGCCTTCATAGGCAGGGCGGATCTTCTCCAGCGAAGATCGCATTTCATTCGGCTGGCCAAGGACGAAACGGATTGCCTGCACAAATTTCATCGCGAGGGCATCCTCCGGCCACTGCGCAAGCAAGTCATCGAATGCTGATGCCGCGGTGGACGGTTTTCCGGAAAGGTAGTGACCAAGGGCGAGGATATAGATCGATTCACGAGGATTTTCCGACCCGAGTTCCTTGGCGGTTCGCAGAGCTTCCTCGGCGGTCTCGATGAGTTCGGACCGTCCCAATAATAGACAGAAAAGTCCTTTTGTTGCGTGGGCTAGCGCGAAATTTGGCGCCAGTGCCTGCACTTCGGAGAGATGGTCCGGCGTCGTGGCAGAATGTGCGAGAAAAGCTTTGATCGTCTCGTTCCATTCCGCGATTGCATCTGGTTCACGCAGCGAAGTCTCGCATCCGCAGAAATCATCTCTGTTGCCCATATCGAAAATGTCCTACTTTCAACTCGTTGCAATCTGCATCATCGGATAGGTTGCTCCTCGCAACTCACAGTGGCGTCAGGTCACGAACGTGTTATTCGCATTGATGCAATATTTCGGAATTCACAAGATGGTGCGCGGAATGATGCTCAACAGATCGGCCGCCCTGGGCTTTTGCGGCCTCGTAGCCTTGGCAATCCTCGCTCTTCAGGCTGGAGGAATGTCGCTTTTTTGGGCATCACTCATCGGTGGCTTCGCTGGCTTCTCACTTTACCACGCGGCTTTCGGCTTCACAGCGGGCTGGCGACGACTGGTGACCGAAGGCCGGAGTTTTGGCATTCGTGCGCAATTCCTGCTGATCGGCTTGACTGCGATATTTTCCTATCCGTTGATCGGATGGTTTGGAGCCGGCGGTTTTGTCCAGCCAGTTGGCGTGGGCATGGCGTTTGGAGCCTTCCTGTTCGGAGCA of the Algicella marina genome contains:
- a CDS encoding tetratricopeptide repeat protein, whose amino-acid sequence is MGNRDDFCGCETSLREPDAIAEWNETIKAFLAHSATTPDHLSEVQALAPNFALAHATKGLFCLLLGRSELIETAEEALRTAKELGSENPRESIYILALGHYLSGKPSTAASAFDDLLAQWPEDALAMKFVQAIRFVLGQPNEMRSSLEKIRPAYEGHATLGYLKGCYSFALEETGDYSAAERAGREGLLLAPDDAWGLHAVAHVYDMTARAEEGLFWLSGQTQAWKHCNNFRYHVWWHIALMQLDLGRTEEALQLYDAEIRAEKTDDYRDISNAASLLSRLEVEGVNVGTRWEELAALSEGRIDDGCVVFADLHYILALMGGERKGAMRKMLQRMAEDAVRKETDMHRITSHPGLSAAKGLEAYSEGQFTTALTNLLSARVGLQRIGGSHAQRDVFERLTIEAALRSGCLDTAETMLGERTAKRGGFEDGYTARRRCLLETARADARRTAAPLA